Proteins from one Ipomoea triloba cultivar NCNSP0323 chromosome 1, ASM357664v1 genomic window:
- the LOC116001850 gene encoding protein PHYTOCHROME KINASE SUBSTRATE 1 produces MAMVVLTSEPNTKTTKAISFPSYLNCGDEESFELKIGEPSRGINPFISGTRKHVHHLEANKAEDGEIDVFSAEKYFREAVEEEEEEEHPRNAANSTPKYHHKKDDDPAEEVVVVVDPVKPKSRPRTPSTRSESSWNSRSLLVQKVPRTDHQQPKNSSRFGRSFLASIGCNYCSCRDKNSLDVEEKIGEISFNRRSPGRAEKPPLSRNMQIKDFPVFYPRNGNIGAKKKLQEEEEEMKRNSIEVFGSPVLDKPGRKSFNLERRLTMVAWDAIAPTRSENENPLSSNGIIDYDTASEASSDLFEIESFPGNSNPFLPCVTPTTSYAPSEASIEWSVVTASAADFSIASDTEEPKILSSSASFHRSIQNGRELMAKEKTKRLPSILLGCKSQKAVVVAGDAYRTATEKAGARRHHSSEAFMPLTRFHAESKIATGFGVRNAGSFSASISNREAHVLYI; encoded by the coding sequence ATGGCTATGGTTGTGTTAACTTCGGAACCAAACACCAAAACCACAAAAGCCATCTCCTTTCCTTCATACTTGAACTGTGGTGATGAAGAAAGCTTTGAACTCAAGATTGGTGAGCCAAGTAGAGGCATTAATCCCTTCATTTCTGGCACCAGAAAGCATGTCCATCATCTCGAGGCAAACAAAGCGGAAGATGGAGAAATCGACGTTTTTTCTGCAGAAAAGTACTTCAGGGAAGcagtggaagaagaagaagaagaagaacatccTAGGAATGCTGCAAACAGCACCCCAAAGTACCATCATAAGAAGGATGATGATCCAGCAGAGgaggtagtagtagtagtagatcCCGTGAAGCCAAAAAGCCGGCCAAGAACTCCCAGCACCCGATCTGAATCGAGCTGGAATAGCAGAAGTTTGCTGGTGCAGAAAGTGCCAAGAACTGATCATCAGCAGCCTAAGAACTCTAGCAGATTTGGGAGGAGTTTCTTGGCTAGCATTGGCTGCAATTATTGCTCTTGCAGAGACAAGAATTCTCTTGATGTTGAGGAAAAAATCGGCGAAATTAGCTTCAACAGAAGAAGTCCTGGAAGAGCTGAAAAGCCACCCCTCAGCAGAAATATGCAAATCAAGGATTTCCCAGTTTTCTATCCCAGAAATGGAAACATAGGGGCTAAGAAGAAGctgcaagaggaagaagaggaaatgAAGAGAAACTCCATAGAGGTTTTTGGCTCTCCTGTACTAGATAAGCCTGGGAGGAAATCCTTTAACCTTGAGAGAAGGCTAACAATGGTGGCTTGGGATGCAATTGCTCCAACAAGATCAGAGAACGAAAACCCCCTCAGCTCCAATGGAATTATTGACTACGATACAGCAAGCGAAGCAAGCTCAGACTTGTTCGAGATCGAGAGCTTCCCAGGCAATTCCAATCCATTCCTCCCCTGTGTCACTCCAACAACATCTTACGCCCCAAGCGAGGCCAGCATAGAGTGGAGCGTCGTGACAGCCAGCGCAGCTGATTTCTCGATAGCATCAGACACAGAAGAGCCCAAAATTCTCTCCTCATCAGCAAGCTTTCACAGATCAATCCAAAATGGAAGAGAATTAATGGCCAAGGAGAAGACAAAGCGGCTCCCAAGCATTCTCCTCGGGTGCAAGAGCCAGAAGGCGGTCGTTGTTGCTGGAGACGCGTACAGAACAGCAACTGAAAAGGCGGGGGCTCGAAGGCACCACAGCTCAGAGGCCTTTATGCCATTGACAAGGTTTCATGCTGAGAGCAAGATAGCAACAGGTTTTGGTGTCAGAAATGCAGGGTCATTCTCTGCCTCCATCTCTAACCGCGAGGCGCATGTGTTGTATATCTAG
- the LOC116026213 gene encoding probable methyltransferase PMT2: MANKPVSGDNRTRSSVSIFIIAGLCCFFYLLGAWQRSGFGKGDNIALEVTKTTDDCNVMPNLNFESHHGGQPGSVDEPDSKVKEIKPCDAQYTDYTPCQDQSRAMTFPRENMNYRERHCPPQEEKLHCLIPAPKGYVTPFSWPKSRDYVPYANAPYKSLTVEKAIQNWIQYEGDVFRFPGGGTQFPQGADKYIDQLASVIPIDNGVVRTALDTGCGVASWGAYLWKKNVIAMSFAPRDSHEAQVQFALERGVPAVIGVLGTIKMPYPARAFDMAHCSRCLIPWGAADGILMMEVDRVLRPGGYWVLSGPPINWKNNYKAWQRPEDELREEQKKIEEVAKLLCWEKKSENGEIAIWQKRMDADSCRAAQENSRATFCESADPDDVWYKKMETCITRSPNPNIDETLKPFPQRLNEVPPRIASGSVSGISVEQYQEDNRKWKKHVSVYKKINKLLDSGRYRNILDMNAGLGGFAAELTSPKTWVMNVMPTIAKKNTLGVIYERGMIGIYHDWCEAFSTYPRTYDLIHANGVFSLYKDKCDFEDILLEMDRILRPEGAVIVRDEVDVLVKVRKIIGGMRWDFKLMDHEDGPLIPEKILIAVKQYWTVGDNNNNSTSTR, from the exons ATGGCAAACAAACCAGTGTCAGGGGACAATCGGACTAGGAGTTCTGTGTCGATATTTATTATAGCTGGTCTTTGTTGTTTCTTCTATTTACTGGGAGCATGGCAAAGGAGTGGGTTTGGGAAGGGAGACAACATAGCTTTGGAGGTGACTAAGACCACGGATGACTGCAATGTGATGCCGAATCTCAATTTCGAGAGCCATCATGGTGGTCAGCCCGGTAGTGTTGATGAACCGGACTCAAAAGTGAAAGAGATCAAGCCTTGTGATGCTCAATACACTGATTACACCCCATGCCAAGATCAAAGCCGTGCCATGACTTTCCCGAGAGAAAATATGAACTACCGAGAGAGGCATTGCCCTCCTCAGGAAGAGAAGCTGCATTGCCTTATTCCAGCGCCTAAAGGATACGTTACCCCATTTTCGTGGCCAAAGAGTCGTGACTATGTTCCTTATGCTAATGCACCGTACAAGAGCTTGACAGTGGAGAAGGCCATTCAAAACTGGATTCAGTACGAGGGGGATGTGTTTAGGTTCCCGGGAGGAGGGACTCAGTTTCCTCAAGGAGCAGATAAATATATCGATCAGCTTGCTTCGGTGATCCCAATTGATAATGGGGTTGTCCGGACTGCGTTAGACACTGGTTGTGGG GTTGCGAGTTGGGGTGCTTATCTCTGGAAGAAGAATGTTATAGCTATGTCATTTGCCCCGAGAGACTCACATGAAGCTCAGGTTCAGTTTGCCCTTGAAAGGGGTGTCCCTGCTGTTATTGGTGTCCTTGGGACCATCAAGATGCCATATCCTGCCCGAGCATTTGATATGGCTCATTGTTCTCGTTGTCTAATCCCCTGGGGAGCTGCTG ATGGAATCCTCATGATGGAAGTTGATCGAGTTCTTAGACCTGGTGGCTACTGGGTTCTTTCTGGCCCTCCTATCAATTGGAAAAATAACTACAAAGCCTGGCAACGTCCTGAAGATGAACTTCGcgaagaacaaaagaaaattgaagaggTTGCTAAACTTCTCTGCTGGGAGAAGAAGTCTGAGAATggtgaaattgcaatttggCAGAAGAGGATGGATGCTGACTCATGCCGTGCGGCACAAGAGAATTCTAGGGCTACATTTTGTGAATCTGCAGACCCGGACGATGTTTG GTATAAGAAGATGGAGACATGCATAACTCGGTCACCCAATCCTAACATTGACGAGACTCTCAAGCCATTCCCACAGAGACTGAACGAGGTTCCCCCGAGAATTGCCAGTGGGTCAGTCTCAGGAATCTCGGTTGAGCAATACCAAGAAGACAACAGAAAGTGGAAGAAACATGTCAGTGTTtacaaaaaaatcaataaactcCTCGACTCGGGAAGGTATCGTAACATACTGGATATGAATGCTGGATTGGGAGGTTTTGCTGCAGAGCTTACATCTCCCAAGACATGGGTTATGAATGTCATGCCCACAATCGCCAAGAAAAATACTTTGGGTGTTATATATGAACGAGGAATGATCGGTATCTACCACGACTG GTGTGAAGCCTTCTCCACGTACCCGAGGACTTATGATCTCATTCATGCTAACGGTGTCTTCAGTTTATACAAGGATAA GTGTGATTTTGAAGACATTCTTTTAGAGATGGACCGAATTCTACGCCCAGAAGGGGCAGTTATTGTCAGGGACGAAGTGGACGTGCTGGTAAAGGTGAGGAAGATAATCGGGGGCATGCGATGGGACTTCAAACTGATGGACCACGAAGACGGGCCCCTCATTCCCGAGAAAATCCTGATTGCAGTCAAGCAGTACTGGACTGTGggcgacaacaacaacaactccACTTCCACGCGATGA
- the LOC116029391 gene encoding 60S ribosomal protein L34, whose amino-acid sequence MVQRLTYRKRHSYATKSNQHRIVKTPGGKLVYQTTKKRASGPKCPVTGKRIQGIPHLRPAEYKRSRLSRNRRTVNRPYGGVLSGGAVRERIIRAFLVEEQKIVKKVLKIQKAKEKQAGKS is encoded by the exons ATGGTGCAGCGCCTCACTTATCGCAAGCGCCATAGCTATGCCACCAAGTCCAACCAGCACCGGATTGTCAAGACCCCtg GTGGGAAGCTAGTGTATCAAACTACGAAGAAGAGAGCTAGTGGACCCAAGTGCCCTGTGACTGGAAAGAGAATCCAAGGG ATTCCACACTTGAGGCCTGCTGAATACAAGAGGTCTAGATTATCTAGGAACAGGAGAACTGTGAACCGCCCTTATGGTGGAGTATTATCAGGTGGTGCTGTGAGGGAAAG GATTATCAGAGCATTCTTGGTGGAAGAGCAAAAGATTGTGAAGAAGGTGCTGAAGATTCAGAAGGCCAAGGAAAAGCAAGCTGGCAAGAGCTGA
- the LOC116029381 gene encoding uncharacterized protein LOC116029381, with amino-acid sequence MAAAALFYVSLARPSAPIASLSPKLFPSKLLTQKLQLLSFRPTHQALRPRFSTTVCSYSSGNRPDPKGSGPNCPIFRRWSVPWNWQTISLTSLACGFSFVLTGLIETAAIPYTGIQVEELSLDEKAEILFLDQAITTAIVLGVLYTLTKSSKPLPSDIYCYDWREPFNLQRGWLLWAAIGLAGALAAIALTGVAMSSLNSEPPTRETDALVRLLPLIGSSNISTLSLLGITGVLAPVLEETVFRGFLMVSLTKWLPSPLAVLLSAAVFSAAHLTPGEFPQLFVLGTALGFSYAQTRNLLTPITIHAFWNSGVILLLTFLQLQGYDIKELIQAS; translated from the exons ATGGCTGCAGCAGCGTTGTTCTACGTCTCTCTGGCTCGACCCTCTGCTCCCATTGCATCACTCTCACCAAAGCTTTTTCCATCTAAGCTTCTCACCCAGAAATTGCAATTGCTCTCATTTCGCCCTACCCACCAAGCTCTCAGACCGCGCTTCTCTACTACTGTTTGCTCTTACTCATCCGGAAATCGACCCGACCCTAAA GGAAGTGGACCCAATTGCCCAATTTTTAGACGGTGGAGTGTTCCATGGAATTGGCAAACTATTTCTCTTACTTCCCTTGCTTGTGGATTCAG TTTTGTTTTGACAGGACTAATAGAGACAGCAGCAATACCTTACACAGGAATTCAGGTCGAAGAACTAAGCTTGGATGAGAAGGCAGAAATTTTGTTTCTAGACCAAGC TATTACAACTGCAATTGTTCTTGGAGTTCTCTATACGCTGACCAAGTCATCTAAGCCGCTTCCCAGTGACATATATTGCTATG ATTGGAGGGAGCCATTCAATCTTCAAAGAGGTTGGCTGTTGTGGGCAGCAATTGGTCTTGCTGGAGCCCTGGCTGCTATTGCACTCACAGGAGTTGCCATGTCTTCTTTGAATAGTGAACCCCCAACGAGAGAG ACTGATGCTCTAGTTCGCTTGCTTCCATTGATTGGCTCTTCAAACATCAG CACTCTGAGTCTATTGGGTATCACTGGTGTCCTTGCACCAGTTCTTGAGGAGACAGTGTTTAGAGGCTTTTTGATGGTATCCCTGACAAAGTG GCTGCCTAGCCCACTTGCTGTCCTTCTCAGCGCCGCTGTATTTTCTGCTGCACATTTAACACCAGGAGAATTTCCTCAGCTTTTTGTACTAG GTACTGCTTTAGGATTTTCATATGCTCAAACCCGAAATCTACTTACACCAATTACTATTCATGCTTTTTGGAACTCTGGAGTTATTTTGCTTCTGACCTTCCTTCAG CTCCAAGGATATGACATCAAAGAACTCATACAAGCATCTTGA
- the LOC116031063 gene encoding sphinganine C4-monooxygenase 1-like, protein MEHVSDELLGTFVPIVVYWLYSGLYSLLGGLEDYRLHSKKDEDEKNLVSKMEVVKGVILQQAVQAVVATILFAVTANDSETVLDQQASGLVLARQFIVAMVVLDTWQYFMHRYMHQNKFLYRHIHSQHHRLIVPYAFGALYNHPLEGLILDTVGGAMAFLASGMSPRVSIFFFSFATVKTVDDHCGLWLPGNLFQTFFKNNSAYHDIHHQLYGTKYNFSQPFFVTWDRILGTYMPYEVERRADGGFEARPTKDCNNE, encoded by the exons ATGGAGCACGTTTCGGATGAATTGCTGGGGACGTTTGTGCCTATAGTGGTGTATTGGCTGTACTCAGGACTGTATTCGTTGCTGGGGGGTTTGGAGGATTACAGGTTGCACTCGAAgaaagatgaagatgagaagaaCTTAGTTAGTAAGATGGAAGTTGTGAAAGGTGTGATTCTCCAACAGGCTGTGCAGGCAGTTGTTGCCACCATCCTCTTCGCG GTCACTGCAAATGATAGTGAGACTGTCCTAGATCAGCAGGCATCAGGTCTTGTTCTTGCAAGGCAATTTATTGTTGCTATGGTGGTGTTAGATACGTGGCAATATTTTATGCACAGGTACATGCACCAAAACAAGTTTTTGTATCGACACATCCATTCTCAGCATCATCGACTTATTGTCCCGTATGCTTTTGGAGCTCTATACAATCATCCTCTAGAGGGACTTATTCTTGATACCGTTGGTGGTGCTATGGCTTTCCTTGCCTCGGGCATGTCTCCTCGagtttcaattttctttttctcctttgCTACTGTCAAGACTGTTGATGATCACTGTGGACTATGGTTGCCAGGGAATCTATTCCAAACCTTCTTTAAGAATAACTCAGCTTACCATGACATTCATCACCAGTTATATGGCACAAAGTACAACTTTTCACAACCTTTCTTTGTAACATGGGATAGAATACTTGGCACTTACATGCCTTACGAAGTAGAGCGGAGAGCAGATGGGGGTTTCGAAGCTAGGCCTACTAAAGATTGCAACAACGAATAA